One genomic region from Nostoc sphaeroides encodes:
- a CDS encoding DUF6737 family protein, whose protein sequence is MSEEKPISPWNYKPWWCQPWSIVLTGVTLIGGSWLLFKTIWLTVLLSIPVMIWMGFFVLFWPQLMIRSGILESYKD, encoded by the coding sequence ATGTCTGAAGAAAAGCCCATAAGCCCGTGGAACTACAAACCTTGGTGGTGTCAGCCTTGGTCTATAGTTCTCACAGGTGTAACTCTGATTGGTGGTAGTTGGTTACTATTTAAAACTATCTGGCTAACAGTTCTCCTCTCTATCCCTGTAATGATATGGATGGGATTTTTTGTGTTGTTTTGGCCACAACTAATGATTCGCAGTGGGATTTTGGAGTCGTATAAGGACTAA
- a CDS encoding SIMPL domain-containing protein, whose product MANTNNLTVVSEQALVIIAPLTGSTNPNTAPAQILEVTGQGEVTVPTTLTEVQLGIQVEGKTATEVQEEVARRSTAVVDVLQKLGAQELQTTSIQLNPVFSFENNTQTLIGFRGVNTLQFELPTDRAGGAIDTAIQAGANLIQNINFTASDEALQQARLQVLSEAVKDAQAQANAVFSTLQLTPGKIIDIDINSAANPSPSPLVFEAANRASFAADTTTPIIGSPQTIEASVSLDIGYSPNSAGTLASATDNLTGAIKQALGIIDPLTGSTNPNTAQILEVTGQGKVSVPTTLTEVQLGIQVEGKTATEVQEEVAQRSTAVVDALQKLGAQELQTTSIQLNPVYSFENNTQTLTGFRGVNTLQFELPTDRAGGAIDTAIQAGANLIQNISFTASDEALQQARLQVLSEAVKDAQAQANAVFSTLQLTPGKIIDIDINSAANPSPSPLEFNLVADRAFAAGSTTPLIGGPLTIEASVSLDIAYSSASAGTLDLATYGLQQST is encoded by the coding sequence ATGGCTAACACAAATAATCTCACAGTTGTGAGTGAGCAGGCTCTTGTGATCATCGCTCCCCTGACTGGTAGCACTAATCCAAACACTGCTCCTGCTCAGATATTGGAAGTCACTGGTCAAGGAGAGGTAACGGTTCCCACTACTTTAACTGAGGTTCAATTGGGGATTCAAGTAGAGGGAAAAACCGCAACCGAAGTTCAAGAAGAAGTTGCTCGACGTTCAACAGCAGTAGTTGATGTGCTGCAAAAGCTTGGGGCGCAAGAACTTCAAACTACATCTATTCAACTAAACCCCGTCTTTAGCTTTGAAAATAATACTCAAACCCTAATCGGCTTTAGAGGAGTCAACACACTTCAGTTTGAGTTACCAACAGATAGAGCTGGAGGAGCAATTGACACAGCTATCCAAGCAGGTGCGAATCTAATACAGAATATAAACTTTACTGCCTCAGACGAAGCATTGCAGCAGGCACGCTTGCAGGTTCTTAGCGAAGCTGTTAAAGACGCCCAAGCTCAGGCTAATGCAGTTTTTAGTACCTTGCAGTTAACCCCCGGAAAGATTATTGACATTGATATTAACTCAGCTGCCAATCCTAGCCCATCTCCTTTGGTGTTTGAAGCAGCAAATAGGGCGTCTTTTGCAGCAGATACTACAACTCCTATAATTGGTAGCCCTCAGACGATAGAAGCTAGCGTTTCTCTAGATATCGGTTATTCTCCGAATTCAGCAGGCACTCTCGCTTCGGCTACTGATAATCTCACCGGTGCGATTAAGCAGGCTCTTGGGATTATCGATCCCCTGACTGGTAGCACTAATCCAAACACTGCTCAGATATTGGAAGTCACCGGTCAAGGAAAGGTCAGTGTTCCCACTACCTTAACTGAGGTTCAATTGGGGATTCAAGTAGAGGGAAAAACCGCAACCGAAGTTCAAGAAGAAGTTGCTCAACGTTCAACAGCAGTAGTTGATGCGCTGCAAAAGCTTGGGGCGCAAGAACTTCAAACTACATCTATTCAACTAAACCCCGTCTATAGCTTTGAAAATAATACTCAAACCCTAACTGGCTTTAGAGGAGTCAACACACTTCAGTTTGAGTTACCAACAGATAGAGCCGGAGGAGCAATTGACACAGCTATCCAAGCAGGCGCAAATCTAATACAGAATATAAGCTTCACTGCCTCAGACGAAGCATTGCAGCAGGCACGCTTGCAGGTTCTTAGCGAAGCTGTTAAAGACGCCCAAGCTCAGGCTAATGCAGTTTTTAGCACCTTGCAGTTAACCCCCGGAAAGATTATTGACATTGATATTAACTCAGCTGCCAATCCTAGCCCATCTCCTTTGGAGTTTAATCTAGTAGCAGATAGAGCTTTTGCAGCAGGTAGTACAACTCCTTTAATTGGTGGCCCTCTGACGATAGAAGCTAGTGTTTCTCTAGATATTGCTTATTCTTCAGCTTCAGCAGGTACTCTCGATCTAGCTACTTATGGATTGCAGCAATCTACTTAA
- a CDS encoding thioredoxin family protein, with translation MSTDSPVNSPDKSESNFGKRLRNFLIVMVAIALSVALVLGLRTETTSATLAKLSDTSTPLEVAISNGKPSLVEFYADWCTVCQKMAPDITQLETEYADKMNFVMLNVDNTKWLPEMLKYRVDGIPHFVFLSQQGETIAQAIGDQPRTIMASNLEALVTGSSLPYAQASGKVSKFSAPVAPTANQDDPRSHGSQVVN, from the coding sequence ATGAGTACTGATTCACCTGTTAATTCTCCCGATAAGTCTGAATCCAACTTCGGGAAGCGTTTGAGAAACTTTTTAATTGTAATGGTAGCGATCGCCCTTAGCGTTGCCCTCGTTTTAGGATTGCGAACTGAAACAACCTCGGCAACTCTAGCCAAGTTAAGTGATACGTCCACACCGCTAGAAGTAGCAATCAGCAACGGCAAACCATCTCTAGTAGAGTTTTATGCTGATTGGTGTACTGTCTGTCAGAAAATGGCACCAGATATCACTCAACTGGAAACAGAGTATGCTGACAAGATGAATTTTGTGATGCTGAATGTGGATAATACCAAGTGGCTACCAGAGATGTTGAAATATCGGGTAGATGGGATTCCCCATTTTGTATTTTTGAGTCAGCAAGGGGAAACCATAGCCCAAGCGATCGGCGATCAACCCCGGACGATTATGGCTAGCAACTTAGAAGCTTTAGTTACTGGTTCGTCTCTCCCTTATGCTCAAGCTAGCGGCAAAGTTTCCAAATTTTCAGCCCCAGTAGCACCAACGGCTAATCAAGATGATCCTCGCAGTCATGGCAGCCAAGTGGTAAATTAG
- a CDS encoding ABC transporter permease — protein sequence MERYLKVLRLFWSAAIAAELEYRINFFIATLSSLGNLVGSLFGLFLFYRTGYTFSGWSWEAALVVLGIFTLLQGFSATFLASNLNRIVRHVQEGTLDFILLKPIRSQFWLSTHTLSPWGLPDIIFGSIVIGYAGKHLGVGIDDYLVGVLPLLFSFVILYSLWFMLGATSIWFVKIYNATEVLRGLLEAGRYPIAAYPTAYRFFFTFVMPVGFLTTVPAEALLGRSEISWLIGAAILAVTLFFASTWFWRFALRFYTSASS from the coding sequence ATGGAAAGATATTTGAAAGTACTAAGACTATTTTGGAGCGCTGCGATCGCAGCAGAGTTGGAATATCGGATTAACTTTTTCATCGCTACCCTCAGCAGCTTGGGAAATCTAGTGGGTAGCCTCTTTGGACTATTCTTGTTTTACCGGACTGGTTATACTTTTAGTGGCTGGTCATGGGAGGCAGCTTTAGTAGTTCTAGGAATTTTTACCTTACTACAAGGATTTTCTGCTACTTTTTTAGCGTCGAACTTGAATCGCATTGTCCGCCATGTCCAAGAAGGCACTTTGGACTTTATATTATTAAAACCTATCCGCAGTCAGTTTTGGCTTTCCACCCATACCCTGTCACCTTGGGGACTGCCGGATATAATTTTTGGTAGTATTGTGATTGGCTATGCAGGTAAACACCTCGGTGTAGGGATAGACGACTATCTAGTTGGTGTGCTGCCGTTATTGTTCAGCTTTGTGATTCTGTACAGCCTGTGGTTTATGCTGGGAGCGACAAGTATCTGGTTCGTAAAAATATACAACGCTACCGAAGTGCTGCGTGGTTTGTTGGAAGCTGGCCGATATCCCATCGCAGCATATCCTACTGCTTACCGCTTTTTCTTCACCTTTGTGATGCCAGTCGGTTTTTTAACTACTGTACCAGCCGAAGCGCTACTGGGTCGGAGTGAAATTAGCTGGTTGATAGGTGCGGCAATATTAGCAGTAACGTTGTTTTTCGCCTCAACTTGGTTTTGGCGATTTGCGTTGCGGTTTTATACCAGTGCTTCGAGTTAG
- the lipA gene encoding lipoyl synthase: MTVKPDWLRVKAPGRERIGNVKDILRDLALNTVCEEASCPNIGECFNAGTATFLIMGPACTRACPYCDIDFEKKPKPLDPTEPARLAEAVRRMKLNHVVITSVNRDDLADGGASQFIACINAVRTVSPNTTIEVLIPDLCGNWNALELILQAAPEVLNHNTETVPRLYRRVRPQGNYDRTLELLHRSRQVCPNTYTKSGIMVGLGETDAEIRQVMQDLRTVDCDILTIGQYLQPSQKHLQVNEFINPEQFAAWKAFGEEIGFLQVVSSPLTRSSYHAEQVRELMERYPRSKVRSYE, translated from the coding sequence GTGACTGTAAAACCAGACTGGTTGCGGGTAAAAGCACCTGGGCGTGAGCGCATTGGTAACGTTAAAGATATTTTGCGGGATTTAGCCCTCAATACAGTTTGTGAGGAAGCGTCCTGTCCAAATATTGGTGAATGCTTCAATGCTGGTACTGCCACGTTTTTGATTATGGGCCCGGCTTGTACACGCGCTTGTCCCTACTGCGATATTGATTTTGAGAAAAAACCCAAACCACTAGACCCCACAGAACCTGCACGACTAGCAGAAGCCGTTCGCCGCATGAAACTTAACCATGTTGTGATCACTTCTGTAAACCGAGATGATCTGGCCGATGGTGGTGCGTCTCAGTTTATAGCCTGTATTAATGCGGTTCGCACTGTTTCACCCAACACCACAATTGAGGTACTAATTCCTGACTTGTGCGGTAATTGGAATGCTCTAGAGTTGATTCTACAAGCTGCGCCAGAGGTATTAAACCACAATACAGAAACTGTTCCCCGCCTGTATCGTCGGGTGCGTCCCCAAGGAAACTACGATCGCACATTAGAATTATTGCACCGCTCTCGCCAAGTTTGTCCTAACACATACACTAAATCCGGTATCATGGTTGGACTCGGTGAAACTGATGCTGAAATTCGCCAAGTCATGCAAGACTTGCGAACTGTGGATTGCGACATTTTGACCATTGGGCAATACCTCCAACCCAGTCAAAAACACTTGCAAGTAAATGAATTTATCAACCCAGAACAATTTGCTGCTTGGAAGGCATTCGGCGAAGAAATCGGATTTTTACAAGTTGTTTCTTCACCATTGACAAGAAGTTCATATCATGCTGAACAAGTCAGGGAATTAATGGAACGTTATCCCCGCTCAAAAGTTAGGAGTTATGAGTGA
- a CDS encoding NAD(P)H-dependent glycerol-3-phosphate dehydrogenase produces the protein MYSNSKLSVAILGAGAWGASLANLATANGHQVRVWSRQGSQTIQAVLKDAQIVLSAISMIGVRDVASQVQSFTLSPETIFVTATKGLDPQTTCTPSQIWQTVFPNHAVVVLSGPNLSKEIQMELPAATVVASNIPTAAEIVQLVFSSGRFRVYTNPDPLGVELGGTLKNVIAIAAGVCDGLQLGTNAKAALVTRGLTEMVRIGNNWGAKTETFYGLSGLGDLLATCNSPLSRNYQVGYQLAGGKSLTETLANLQGTAEGVNTCQVLMQRAKQQNIPVPITEQVYRLLQGEITPRQALDELMLRDIKPEYNY, from the coding sequence ATGTACTCCAACTCAAAACTTTCTGTTGCAATTCTTGGTGCAGGTGCTTGGGGTGCATCTCTGGCAAATCTGGCCACAGCAAATGGTCATCAGGTGCGCGTCTGGTCGCGTCAAGGTTCCCAAACTATCCAAGCAGTTTTAAAAGATGCCCAAATAGTTTTGTCCGCTATCTCGATGATTGGTGTGAGAGATGTTGCTTCGCAAGTCCAGTCTTTCACCCTATCTCCAGAGACAATTTTTGTCACAGCGACGAAAGGCTTAGACCCCCAAACCACTTGCACACCGTCGCAAATTTGGCAAACAGTATTCCCTAACCATGCAGTGGTTGTTTTGTCTGGGCCTAATTTATCAAAAGAAATTCAAATGGAATTACCAGCAGCCACGGTGGTAGCCAGTAATATCCCCACGGCTGCGGAAATAGTGCAGTTAGTATTTTCTTCTGGGCGTTTTCGGGTATATACCAATCCCGATCCCTTGGGCGTGGAATTGGGGGGAACACTGAAAAATGTGATTGCGATCGCAGCCGGTGTGTGCGATGGTTTACAACTAGGAACCAATGCCAAAGCTGCTTTAGTCACCCGTGGGCTTACAGAAATGGTTCGCATCGGTAACAACTGGGGTGCGAAGACGGAAACATTTTATGGTTTATCAGGTCTAGGAGATTTGTTAGCAACCTGCAATAGTCCCTTAAGTCGCAATTACCAAGTCGGCTACCAGCTAGCTGGCGGTAAGTCACTTACAGAAACTCTCGCAAATTTACAAGGAACTGCTGAAGGAGTGAACACTTGTCAGGTTCTGATGCAACGAGCCAAGCAACAAAATATTCCTGTTCCAATTACTGAGCAAGTTTATCGTTTACTTCAAGGCGAAATCACACCCCGACAAGCACTTGATGAACTGATGCTGCGAGATATCAAGCCAGAGTACAACTACTAG
- the sigC gene encoding RNA polymerase sigma factor SigC: MPATSFYADAPYNTKKSRQALDSDLTVDDSELSVDDLQELEIASADNANFAANTNRRSTDLVRLYLQEIGRVRLLGRDEEVSEAQKVQRYLRMRILLAKAAKEGDEVITPYLRLVEVQERLTSELGHRPSLERWAATADIVLSDLRPTLANGKRRWAEIAKLTVEELEQVQSQGLQAKEHMIKANLRLVVSVAKKYQNRGLELLDLVQEGTLGLERAVEKFDPTKGYRFSTYAYWWIRQGITRAIATSSRTIRLPVHITEKLNKIKKAQRKIAQEKGRTPTLEDLATELEMTPTQVREVLLRVPRSVSLETKVGKDKDTELGELLETDCVTPEEMLMRESLQRDLHHLLSDLTSRERDVILMRFGLADGHPYSLAEIGRALDLSRERVRQIESKALQKLRQPKRRNLIRDYLESLS, encoded by the coding sequence ATGCCAGCAACATCTTTTTATGCAGACGCCCCCTACAACACCAAAAAGTCCCGCCAGGCTTTGGACTCGGATCTCACGGTTGATGACAGTGAGTTATCGGTAGATGATCTACAGGAGCTAGAGATTGCTTCTGCTGACAATGCTAACTTTGCTGCTAACACTAACCGTCGGAGTACAGACCTAGTACGTCTATATCTTCAAGAAATTGGTCGGGTTCGCTTGTTAGGGCGAGATGAAGAGGTTTCAGAAGCTCAAAAAGTCCAACGTTACTTGCGGATGCGGATATTACTTGCTAAGGCCGCCAAGGAAGGGGATGAAGTAATTACGCCCTATCTAAGGTTAGTTGAAGTTCAAGAACGTCTTACTTCCGAACTAGGACATCGCCCATCTTTGGAAAGATGGGCTGCTACTGCTGATATAGTTTTATCCGATCTTAGGCCAACTTTGGCAAATGGCAAGCGTCGCTGGGCTGAAATTGCCAAGTTGACTGTAGAAGAGTTGGAGCAAGTTCAGTCCCAAGGACTCCAAGCAAAAGAACACATGATTAAGGCTAATCTTCGCCTAGTTGTGTCTGTTGCTAAGAAGTATCAAAATCGCGGTTTGGAATTGTTGGATTTAGTCCAAGAAGGCACACTAGGTTTGGAGCGGGCTGTAGAAAAATTTGACCCAACTAAGGGTTATCGCTTCAGTACTTATGCTTACTGGTGGATTCGTCAGGGTATTACACGGGCGATCGCTACTTCTAGTCGCACCATCCGCCTTCCTGTCCATATTACCGAAAAGTTAAACAAAATCAAAAAGGCTCAACGCAAAATTGCTCAAGAAAAAGGCCGCACTCCAACTCTAGAAGATTTAGCAACTGAGTTAGAGATGACACCGACCCAAGTCCGAGAAGTTTTGTTGCGGGTTCCTCGCTCCGTTTCTTTGGAAACCAAAGTAGGTAAAGATAAAGACACTGAGTTAGGCGAATTACTCGAAACTGACTGTGTAACCCCAGAAGAGATGTTAATGCGAGAATCTTTACAAAGAGACTTGCATCATCTTCTGTCAGATTTGACTAGCCGAGAACGTGATGTAATTTTGATGCGGTTTGGTTTGGCAGATGGTCATCCTTACTCTTTAGCAGAAATTGGCCGCGCTCTCGATTTATCACGGGAACGAGTCAGACAAATAGAATCCAAGGCTTTGCAAAAGCTACGTCAACCCAAGCGTCGCAACCTCATCCGTGATTATTTGGAATCTCTAAGTTAG
- a CDS encoding Fur family transcriptional regulator encodes MTVYTTTSLKAELNERGWRLTPQRETILHIFQELPQGEHLSAEDLYHRLETDGEGISLSTIYRTLKLMARMGILRELELGEGHKHYEINQPYPHHHHHLICVRCNSTIEFKNDSILKIGSKTAQKEGFHLLDCQMTIHAVCPKCQRALMPL; translated from the coding sequence ATGACTGTCTACACAACTACTTCACTCAAGGCAGAACTGAACGAACGAGGCTGGCGATTAACTCCCCAGCGCGAAACAATTTTACACATTTTTCAAGAACTTCCGCAAGGTGAACATCTGAGTGCGGAGGATCTTTATCATCGGCTAGAAACTGATGGTGAAGGGATCAGTCTGTCAACTATTTATCGGACTTTGAAGTTGATGGCAAGAATGGGAATTTTACGGGAACTAGAACTGGGCGAGGGACATAAGCATTATGAAATCAACCAGCCTTATCCCCATCACCACCATCACTTAATTTGTGTTAGATGCAACTCAACTATTGAGTTTAAAAATGACTCAATTTTAAAAATTGGGTCGAAAACCGCTCAAAAAGAAGGTTTTCACCTGCTGGACTGTCAAATGACTATTCATGCAGTGTGTCCCAAGTGCCAACGGGCACTAATGCCGCTTTAG
- a CDS encoding peptidoglycan-binding protein, producing the protein MENLAYLHLAFAYEDSTPSELVSLSSLFNKAAAPDWKRLSGRAWKYMLPLALSLSILGAVTSVMALEKGDQGPSVRNLQQKLKTAGFYQSSVTQVYDASTQEAVRRFQKAAGLPVDGIVGANTLQKLESWQAKKPTTTATQAKTTAVRSAQAKKPSSTTSASSATRVRRNSNYLAKGAEGEDVRALQERLRVAGFYYGNATGIFGPITEEAVKRFQDSYKLSVDGVVGPATLAKLPGVGIGSGEEAPTKVVNRNKLRVGDRGESVRVLQEQLIRAGYLEGEPNGYYGPYTADAVRRFQAANYLSASGVAGPTTRAKLYSSVNTTSKSEFNTLEIQTRLQERGFYKGKLNGVMAPDTKKAIKQAQEFYGISLKDLKSGRF; encoded by the coding sequence ATGGAAAATCTTGCGTATTTGCACCTAGCTTTCGCCTACGAAGACAGCACACCCAGTGAATTGGTCTCCCTCAGTTCTTTGTTTAACAAAGCAGCTGCACCAGACTGGAAACGGCTTTCTGGTAGGGCTTGGAAGTATATGTTGCCCCTTGCTCTGTCCTTATCTATTCTTGGCGCTGTTACTAGCGTCATGGCACTGGAAAAAGGCGATCAAGGCCCTTCTGTCAGAAATCTACAACAAAAGTTGAAAACAGCAGGTTTTTACCAATCTTCTGTTACCCAAGTATATGACGCATCCACACAAGAAGCTGTGCGGCGCTTCCAAAAGGCCGCTGGTTTGCCAGTAGATGGCATTGTTGGCGCAAACACCCTGCAAAAATTAGAAAGTTGGCAAGCGAAAAAGCCTACAACTACGGCTACACAAGCTAAAACTACTGCTGTAAGAAGCGCACAAGCTAAAAAGCCCAGCAGTACTACTTCAGCTAGTTCAGCAACAAGAGTGCGCCGTAATTCCAACTACCTTGCTAAAGGGGCTGAAGGTGAAGATGTCAGAGCTTTGCAAGAACGCTTAAGAGTTGCAGGTTTTTATTACGGGAACGCCACAGGAATATTTGGCCCAATTACCGAAGAAGCTGTGAAGCGGTTCCAAGATTCTTACAAATTAAGCGTTGACGGTGTTGTAGGCCCAGCAACATTAGCTAAATTGCCGGGAGTTGGCATTGGTAGTGGAGAAGAGGCTCCCACAAAGGTAGTGAATCGCAATAAACTTCGTGTAGGCGATCGCGGTGAGTCTGTTAGAGTACTTCAAGAACAATTGATCCGGGCAGGATATTTAGAGGGAGAGCCAAATGGCTACTATGGCCCCTATACTGCCGATGCTGTCAGGAGATTCCAGGCAGCTAATTACTTGAGTGCAAGCGGTGTTGCTGGCCCAACTACGCGAGCTAAGTTATATAGCTCAGTTAATACTACTAGCAAAAGCGAATTTAATACCCTAGAAATCCAAACGCGACTACAGGAGCGGGGTTTTTATAAAGGTAAGCTGAACGGTGTGATGGCACCTGACACCAAAAAAGCAATCAAACAAGCCCAAGAATTCTACGGCATCAGTCTCAAGGATCTTAAGAGCGGACGCTTTTAA